Part of the Labrenzia sp. PHM005 genome is shown below.
TCCGCCTTGCAGGATTTGCGACACTTCAAGTTGATAGTTTTTCCCCGCGGGAAGTGCAGGAGACGTGTGAAAATGTCTTGGGTGAAGGCGTCAGCGGCCGGGGAGGCGAACGGATAATGGATGCGTTTGGCGCGTTGTTCTACCTCAAGCAACACCCGAAAATTGATCCAGACCGGATCGGCGCAGTGGGATGGTCTCGCAGCTCAACCACGGGAAGCGCACTAAGGGATGGGTCACGCCAATTCTTTGATCATGGCTTCAAGGCGATCATATCATTTTATCCGAACTGTAAGTCGGTCGCTTCAGCGGTGTTCGCAGACCCAATCCTGATCCTGAACGCGGGCAAGAACGATTGGACCCAGCCCAGCCTTTGTACAAGTTTGGCGAATTCGGATGAAAATGTTGAGATTGTTGAGTTTCCGGATGCGCTCCAAGGGTTCGATGACCCGAAATGGGGAACTGAAACCGTTATGCCCGGATATCAAAACACCCTGAAGAGCCCAACCTTCGGCGTGACATTCGGGTTTGACGAAGTGTCTCGGCAAAAGGCCGAGGTCGCCGCCTTGGATTTTCTGAAAGACAAAATGTAGTCGGTTCTGTCACGCTGCTCAGGGGACGAGTATTTTGCAAGGTATCCGCGCGATCAGGTTGATCGCGCGGATACACGTTTTTGATTAGAGACGTTCGAAACTGCAGGTGAAGTGACGCATCAGTTTGGGTTGCCGGGAGATCCGGAAACCCTTGAGACTGTCCTTGATATCGACAAGTTCCTCAAACACTTCAATGATGTAATCTGCGTGGCTTTGCGTGTAGGTGCGCCGGGGAATGGCCAGACGCACCAAATCCATGGCCGCAGGTGCCTCGCTTCCGTCTGGGTGAGCGCCGAACATGACGGTTCCGATTTCACAGCCGCGAATGCCGCCGAGTTCATAGAGCGCAACTGCCAGTGCTTGCCCCGGATATTCCAGAGGCGGAATGTGCTCCAGCCATTTGCGGGCATCCACAAAGACTGCATGGCCGCCGGCAGGTTTGACGACCGGCACACCTAGAGCGTCCAGCCGCTCGATGATGTATTCGTTGGTGCGGATGCGGTAATGCAGATAATTCTCATCGACGATCTCGCTCAGGCCTTGCGCCAATGCATCCAGGTCCCGGCCAGCAAGGCCACCATAAGTTGGAAAGCCTTCTGTCCGGATCAGGTGTGTTCTGGCCTGTTCGGCAAGCTCATCATCATTGAGTGCCAGCCAGCCACCGATGTTGCCAAAAGCATCCTTCTTGGCACTCATGGTCATACCGTCGGCACAGGTAAAACAGTCTCGGACGATCTCCAGAATTGAGCGGTCCTGTTGGCCAGGTTCGCGCTGCTTAATGAACCAGGCGTTTTCGGCAAAGCGGCAGCCATCGATGAAAAACGGTTTGTTGTGGCGTTTGGCAAGCGCGGATACTCCGCGGATGTTTTCAAGGCTAACCGGCTGGCCACCACCGGCATTGTTGGTGATGGTGAGCATCACACAAGGCACGCTGTCGCGGTGTTCCTGAAGGTAGGCTTCCAATCGAGCCAGATCCATGTTGCCCTTGAAAGGATGCAGAGACGCCGGGTCGTTGCCCTCCGCAATCACAAGGTCGTGGCCCATTGCACCGGAAGATTCAATGTTGCCGCGGGTGGTGTCGAAATGGGTGTTGCTTGGAATATTGCGTCCAGGGCCGCCAAAAATCGAAAACAGAATGTCTTCGGCTGCGCGCCCTTGGTGAGTGGGGATCACATGCTTGAATGGGGCAAGGTTTTTGACCGCCGCTTCAAATCGGTAGAAGGACGGCGACCCGGCATAACTCTCATCGCCGCGCATCATGGCCGCCCATTGGGCCGAGCTCATGGCGCCGGTGCCGCTGTCGGTCAGAAGGTCGATCAGGACATCGTCGGAATGCAGGGCGAACATGTTGAAATGTGCCTCTTCGAGCAATCTCTGCCGTTCCTCGCGTGTGGTCATGCGAATGGGTTCGACGGATTTGATGCGGAAGGGTTCGATGATGGTCTTCATCAAAGGGCTCCTGATGTCGGCCCTTTGGAAATCGCGGCAACATATAACACGAGAGGGCCGAAGCGCCGCGGTTGCCCTTTAGAGGACCGCGCTCAGCGCCCAATCTGTTGCAAGGCCAAGCTATAAACTCCCGAGCTGGATAACAAGGCGCAAATTGGCGCAGCGGCAGTGGGCGAACAGGCACCAGAATTTGACCTGCCCAGACCAAACGAATGAGGCCTGGGTAGGTTCATGTCTGACTGTGGTCCGGTGGAACTCTTAAAAACCTTCGAGGACGAGTTTGCCTTTGGCCTTGCCGGTTTCCAGAAACTCATGTGCACTTTTCAGATTTGTTGCAGAGATGTTTCCAAGGGACTCCGTTGCCGTGGTTTTGATTTTGCCTGCATCCGCGAGTTTCGACACCTCGGTCAAGATATCGCTTTGGCGGATTATGTCTGCGGTCGCAAAGAGCGATCTGGAATACATGAACTCCCAATGGACCGAGATTGACTTGTGCTTGAACGGCATGATGTCAAAGCTTTGGGGATCGTCTATCAGTCCGAACCGTCCCTGAGGCGCCATGAACTCGGCGGCTTGAGCGGTGTAAGCATCGGATTGGTTGGTTGCGAAAACGAACGCTGGAGATCCAAGTCCAAGATCCGTGATTTGCCCGGTCAGATCTTTTGAATGATCCACCACATGGTGGGCGCCAAGATCCTTGACCCATTGCATGGTCTCGGGCCGTGAGGCCGTTGCGATAATCGTTACACCCGTTAAGGCCTTTAGCAACTGGATGGCGATGGAGCCAACGCCGCCGGCGCCTCCAATAATCACAATTGTGTTCGCTGCGCCTGGAACCGGATCGGTCACGCGCAAACGATCGAACAGCATTTCGTACGCGGTCAGGGTTGTCAGCGGAAGGGCAGCTGCCTCGGATGCTGAAAGCGATTCTGGCGCCTGGCCCACAATCCGTTCATCAACAAGATGATATTCAGAGTTGGTTCCCGGGCGGTTTATGGCACCTGCATACCAGACTCGGTCACCGGCGTTGAACTGCGTCGCATTGGCACCAGTTTCGACGACAGTCCCCACGGCATCCCAGCCCAGAACAGCTGGAGCGTCGCTTTCTGGGGGCCGGTTTTGCCGGATCTTGTAGTCTACTGGGTTTACCGAAACAGCTTCGACCTTCACCAATAGGTCGTGTCCGGTTGGGACAGGTTTTTCTGTTTCAAAATCAATCAGTGCGTCTGCGCGGTCGATTGGACCGGCAGTTCTATACCCAACAGCTTTCATGGGTGGTTCCCTTTATCTTGGAGACGGCAATTTGCCTCTTTTGTTCCGGCGCTCTAGAGAAAATGCATCTGCCGATACAGCGCAGAGATCCGTCGGGTCTCTTCAACCGATGTGCGTCATTTCATTTACGGTGAACTCGGCAACGGCGCCTTCGGTGGCCGCGAGATAGGCTGCCAGATGCGGAGCTTTCATATGGGCCTGCCACAACTCACGGGTTTCCCAATTTTCGTAGAACAGAAATTGGGCTGGATTTTCATTGTCCTGATGAAGGTCGTAATTGATACAGCCCGCTTCTTCGCGGGTGATGTCGATCAGTTTGAGGAGTTCCGTTTTCACAAGCTCTATTTTGTCTGATTGAGCCGTGATGTTAGCGACGATGGTCAGTTTGGACATTGGGCGGTCTTTCCGGTTCAAAATGTGTGGTGTGGAAATAGGAAATTGCCATTTCCGGATAAATGACTGAGTATCGGATTGTTAATCCGGAATATCCGCATAATGCTGTTAGATAACATCGCTCTCTTTTTGCTGATCGTCGAAAAAGGCAGTCTTGCCGCCGCAGGGCGTGAAAAAGGCCTGTCGCCGACAACCGTTTCTGAACGGTTGGTCGCGCTTGAAGCGCACTACGGTGTTGGTCTGCTGAACCGAACGACCCGCTCAATAAGCATGACTGAAGAAGGGCGAGTGCTTTTCGATGGGGCCAAAACAGTCTTGGCAGAGGTCGAAGATCTCGATACGCGCATTCGCCACGGCGCAGAAACCTTGTCAGGCCCGATCCGGATCAGTGCGCCGCTCGACACCGGACGAGTTGTCATTTCTGATGTTATTGCAGAATTTCTTGCCTGCCATCCGGCAATCACGATCGATCTGTCTTTGTCGGACGGGTATGTTGATATCGTCGGCCGCGGTTTTGATATCGCGGTCCGGTATGGGACCATCACGGACAGCACGTTGCGGATCCGGCCACTTGGACCAGTTCGCCGAATTGTCTGTGCCTCTCCTGCTTATCTTGAAAGAAACGGTGTGCCTGCGGAGCCACAGGATCTCCTTGACCACAATTGTGTCCTGATGCGGTTTGGCTCAGGTGTCGACAATATTTGGCATTTAGGATCCGGCCAGAACGAATATGTGATTACAGTCCGCGGCGACCGGGTGTCCGATGATGGAGGTTTGGTTCGTCAGTGGGCATTGTCGGGATATGGCGTTGCGATGAAATCGGAAATTGATGTCGGTCCGGACATCAAATCAGGAAAGCTGGTCGAGGTTTTGGAAGCGTATCGGCCTCCGCCTGCGCCTCTTCAGATCATGTTTCCGCCTGGGCGAGCGCAGCCACGCCGGGTAAGGGCCCTTGCCAGGGAAATCCAAAGGGCGGTCACAACGCGATTGTCAGATTAGCCGGTCAAGATTTCTGCGACCATTTTAAGCCACTCCGAAAACACCGTTCAGGTACAAGTCAGCCATCAAAGTGTCCAAACATCGATGGATGTTTTCCGGCCCCTCAGTTTTATTGCTTCTTTGGCTGAAAACTCCGTGGCGGGTTCTTCGGTGTTGTCATTCATATACCCGGCGCGTTTCATCAATTCTTCGCTGACCACGCATTTGCAGCCCAATTCGCGCGTTGACGCTTCCAAACGGCTTGCGACGTTGACCGTGTCACCGACCACTGCGAACTCCAGCCGCCTGGAGGGGCCGATATCACCCAGGATTACAGGTCCGAAATGAACACCAATGGATATTTGGACCGGGGCCAGCCCTTTTGCTGCTTGTTCGATGTTGAAAGCTTCTGTTTCTTCCAGTAGCTGCCTGGCGGCTTTCAGTGCATTGGCCGCATCACCTGGTTTGGTTTCCGGTGTGCCAAAGGTCGCCATCACGCCATCCCCGAGGTATTTGTCCAGCGTGCCGCCGTTTTGAAAAATGACCCGTTCGACCAAAGCGTGATAGTTGCGCAACAAATCCATGACCTGTTTCGGAGAATGCTGTTCGGCAAATTCTGTGAAGCCAACGATGTCTGAGAACAGCACGGCCACATCTTGAGTGCGCACCGCGCCAATGTCGCGTTCGGTGGATGCCAGAACATCAACCAGGCTGGACGGGAAGTAGCGCGAAAGATTTGCGCGCTCTGCCGCAATATCTGCCTGACGTCTCAAAAGCTGATTTGACCGCCATCCTTTAAGAGCCAGAATCGCGGCGACCATCAGAAAGATGATGATTTCCTGGGCCCGGACACCTGGCTGAACACTGTTGGGATCCAGCTCTCCAGCAGTGATCGGATAGCCTTCGAGTGCGGTTGCGGTGGCGGTGCTGAGCTCCGGGACCGTGTGGCCAAGCCAGGAAACGCCAAGCACTCCGATCAGCCAAAGCACGGCCACCCAGACGCCAATTGCCCAAACTGTCCGCCACGAATAGGCAAGCGTTCCAACAGCAAGGATGATGAAAAAATAAATGAAATTGTCGAACCGGTAGACAATGGCCCCTGGCAGGTCTTCGCTAATAAACGGATTTGTCGTTGAGAAAAGCGCCGTCAGAAGTACGAGATCCAAAAAAATCAGCAAAAGTTCTGACTTTGAGTATCCGACGCGCGCCATGCGCAGCTGGAGCCAGCCGAGTGCGATGAAAAGCAGAACCCAAGCTTGGTAATAAAGGGCGCTCCAGGTTGGATTGAGAAACGGTATCAGAAGGACAACCAACCCTAACGCGATTGTTCTGGCAATCACCGCCAGCCGGTGCCCTTCCATTTTTTCCTTCTCAAGGGCTTGTGACAGGAACTGGTTCGCTTCCGCTTGTTGGTCTTCCTCTTCCCGCAATCGACGGAGTTTAGCGAAAAACCTGAAGGGTGAAGGTGTTTTGAGAGCTGGCATACTCAATCCATGACGCTGCGGTCTATGTCGCGACTATCATTCAATTTGGGTCGATATGAAACCGGTTCAATCGGGCTTTTGAGCAAATTTACGAATGAGCCTTTTGTGCTGAGGTAATGGAGATTTTCTGAGGACGCGAGATTTTCCATAGAACGTTCCTTGACATGAATACTGATTCAGGTTTCATATACGGCAGTTGCGGGGAGGCGCTGGCAGCGGATGTCGGCTGCGTGAGGATGCGTCGATCGGAAGAGAGACCCTGCACCAACGGGAGGAACTTTTTATGACGATCCGCGTTTCACGCTGGGCCGTGCCGCTTGCGGCTGGGCTCGGGCTTCTGACTGCAACGTCCTTTGCTGCAATGGCCGAGGACATCAAGATTGCGCATGTCTATGGCAAGACGGGCCCGTTTGAGGCCTATGCCAAGCAGTCGCACACCGGCCTGATGATGGGTCTGGAATATGCCACCGACGGCACAATGGAGATTGACGGCCGCAAGATCGTCGTCATCGAAAAAGACACTCAGCTGAAGCCGGATATCGGCAAGGCTGCTCTTGCAGAAGCTTATGGCGATGACGAAGTTGATGTCGCTGTTGGGCCGGTGTCTTCCGGAGTGGCGCTCGCGATGCTTCCGGTCGCAGAAGAATACGAAAAGCTGCTGATTGTTGAGCCCGCCGTGGCCGACAGCATCACCGGTGAGAACTGGAACCGATATGTGTTCCGGACATCCCGGAACTCCTCGCAGGATGCGATCGCCAACGCAGTTGCGCTTGGCAAGGAAGGTGTATCCATCGCAACGCTTGCCCAGGACTATGCCTTTGGCCGTGACGGTGTCGCAGCGTTTAAAGAGGCTTTGGCCGGCACCGGCGCCAAGCTGGTGTTTGAAGAATATGCTCCGACCGACACGAAAGACTTCACTGCAAACGCGCAGCGGGTGTTTGATGCGCTGAAAGATGAGCCAGGCCGCAAGTTCCTGTTTGTCATTTGGGCCGGTGGCGGCAACCCGATCTCCAAGATCAAAGCCATGGAGCCGGAGCGGTTCGGTGTTGAGATCGCCACGGGCGGCAACATTCTGGCGGCGATGAAGGCCTACAAAGAACTTCCGGGCATGGAAGGCGCCACCTACTACTACCATGAGATCCCGCAGAATCCGGTCAACGACTGGCTCGTTTCTGAACACCAGAAGCGCTTCAACTCCCCGCCGGACTTCTTCACCGCTGGTGGCATGACAGCAGGTCTGGCCGTGGTGGAAGCCATCAAAAAGGCGGGCTCAACGGACACCGAAGAGCTGATCGCCACCATGGAAGGCATGGAATTTGAAACGCCGAAAGGCACTATGAAGTTCCGTGCTGACGACCATCAGGCTCTGCAGTCCATGTATCACTTCAAGATCAAGGTTGATCCGGATGTTGAGTGGGGCATTCCGGAGCTGGTCCGCGAGCTGAAGATTGAGGACATGAACATCCCGGTCCGCAACAAGTAAGCTGCCTCAACAAAGCTTAAGCAAAGTTGCCTCTCCCATTGGGAGGGGCTGGAGCGAAGCTCCGGGTGAGGAGATGTATCTTATCCTGTGTGATAGGCACGATCTTCTCAACCCGCCTCTCTCTAGTTTGGGGGGAGGTTGGCCGCTGAACAAAAAATCCGAAAACCTATTCCCGAAAAAAACGGATCAGTTCCCGTGACCAAAGAACATCCAATTCTGGAAACGAAAGAGCTCACCATCCGTTTTGGCGGGCATGTTGCGGTCGATCATGTGTCCTGCGCTTTTGAGCGCGGCACGCTGACCGCCATTGTCGGGCCCAATGGTGCCGGCAAGACCACCTATTTTAACTTGATGTCCGGACAGCTGCCCGCGACCAGCGGAACGGTGCTTTTGAACGGTGAAAACATCACCCGCATGTCGGTGCCGGAGCGGACTGACAAGGGCATTGGCCGCGCATTCCAGCTGACCAACCTGTTTCCGACCCTGACTGTGCGCGAAAATGTTCGTCTGGTGGCTCAGGCCAAGGCCCGCAAGGGGTTCGACATGCTGTCGATCGCTGAAAGCCATATTGAGCTGCTTGAGCGTGCTGATCATGTTTTGAACGAAGTCCGCTTGATCGATCAGGCTGATCAGGTGGTCTCCGCATTGCCGCATGGCGATCAGCGCAAACTGGAAGTCGCTATGCTGATCGCGCTGGGGCCTCAGGTGTTGATGTTCGACGAACCAACGGCTGGCATGAGCGTCGATGAAGTGCCAGTGATCCTGGAACTGATCCAGAAGCTGAAAGCCGACATGGACCGCACGATCTTGCTCGTGGAACACAAGATGGATGTCATCCGTTCGCTGGCCGATCGGATCATTGTTCTGCACAACGGCGCATTGGTGGCAGACGGAGATCCAGCCGAAGTGATCGCCTTGCCAGTTGTTCAGGAAGCTTATCTCGGCAAGACACCGGAGGCCGCGTAATGACCAACACGCTTTTGTCTCTTGCCGGTGTTCACACCCACATCGGCCCCTACCACATTCTTCAAGGTGTGGATTTGAAGGTGCCTGAGGGCGGTGTCACGGTGCTGCTCGGCCGCAATGGTGCGGGCAAAACAACGACCTTGCGCACCATCATGGGCCTTTGGACCGCGAGCCAGGGCGAAATCCATTTCGCCGACCACGATATCACCAAACTCGACACCCCCTCCGTTTCCAGGCGCGGCATTGCCTTCGTGCCGGAAGACATGGGGATCTTCACCGATCTGACGGTGGAGGAAAACATGATCCTGGCCGCCGCCAGCGGTGCGCTGGACGAAAAGCGCCTCTCCTGGATCAAGGAGTTGTTTCCACCAATTGGCAGCTTCTGGAATTCGTCGGCCGGAACGCTCTCCGGCGGCCAGAAGCAGATGCTGTCGGTTGCCCGGGCCATCATCGAACCGCGCCGCCTGATCCTGATCGATGAGCCGACCAAGGGCCTCGCTCCGGCGATCATCAACGCGATGACCGATGCGCTCCGGGAGTTGAAAGAAACCGACACCACGATCTTGCTGGTGGAACAGAATTTTTCCATGGCCTCCAGCATCGGCGACACGGTCGCCGTAATGGATGACGGCCGGATTATCCATTCCGGCGACATGGCGGAGCTGGCTGCCAATGCCGCCTTGCAGGAGAAGCTGATGGGACTGAGTCTGGAGGCGCATCAATGAGTGACACAACGATCAAGCCGCGCATCGAAAAGGTGCCGCTCAGCGAACAACTCACACAGAAACTTCCGGTCTTCCTGGTTCCGATTCTCGCACTTGCCGGGTTGATCGCGATTGGCAATCCAGCCTCATGGCTCACATTGACCGTGGCCGGTCTGGCGATGGGCATGATGATCTTTATCATGGCCTCTGGTCTGACCGTCGTCTTTGGGTTGATGGACGTCATCAACTTCGGCCACGGGGCCTTTGTGGCCGTCGGAGCCTTTGTTGGCTTTTCAGTTCTGGCATGGCTTGCCGGCTGGACGGCGTCGCCAAGCGTGATGCTGAACCTGACCGCTGTTCTGATCGCCATTCTGGCCGCGATGCTCGTCACGGGCCTTCTCGGATATGCCTTTGAACGTGTCATCGTCATGCCGGTTTATGGCGAACACCTGAAACAGATCCTGGTGACCATGGGCGGCCTGATTGTGGCCCAGCAGATGATCCACGTGGTCTGGGGCCCCGACGAACTCCACATTTCCCGCCCTGAAGCGCTGCAGGGGGCGATTGTTCTGGGCGAAGCGGCCATTGAGAAATACCGGCTTGTGGCCGTCGGCATCGGCCTCGCGCTGTTTGTTGGCATGCGCCACATCCTGAAGAACACCAAGATTGGTCTTCTGGTTCGCGCCGGTGTCGAAAACGGAGAAATGGTCGAAGCTCTTGGCTACAAGATTCGCCGCCTGTTTCTGATTGTCTTCATGACAGGCTCGGCGCTTGCGGGTCTCGGTGGAGTGATGTGGGGGCTTTATCAGGAGACAATCACCGCGCATATGGGCTCCGAAATCATGGTGCTGGTGTTCATCGTCGTCATCATCGGTGGCCTCGGATCCGTCGAGGGCTGTTTTATCGGCGCGCTGCTGGTCGGCCTGCTCGCCAATTACACCGCCTTCCTGGCGCCCAAAGTCGCATTGGTCTCCACCATCGCGCTGATGGTGGTGGTTCTGATGTGGCGTCCGCAAGGGCTCTATCCGGTCGTCAAGGCGAAGTAGGGACAAGAACATGCTCACCAAACTTCTTTCTGGCGACACACCGCGCAGCGGTCTCCTCACAGTCCTCCTGTTGATCGTTCTGGTCTCGCTCGCCTTTGCACCGTTCCTGTTTCCAGGCACCAAGTCGCTGGAAACAGCGGCCAAGATCTGTATCTTCATCGTTCTGGTTGCCAGCTACGATCTGCTGCTCGGCTATGCCGGGATCGTCTCTTTTGCTCACACTATGTTCTTCGGCATCGGCGCATACGGCACGGCGCTTGCTCTGTCCTCATCCGGCCCGAGTTATTGGTCGATGATCTGGGGGACGGCTGCGGGCGCGGGTATTGCAGCACTGTTTGCACTTGCCATCGGGCTCTTCTCGCTGCGGGTCAAAGCCATTTTCTTTGCCATGGTAACGCTTGCGGTGGCGAGCGCATTTGCCGTTCTTGTCAGCCAGATGTCCTGGCTGACCGGCGGCGAAGATGGGCTGAACTATAAGATCCCGCGTGATCTGACACCAGCCTTCAAGCTGGTGAAGGAGAAGGTGTTTGGGGTTAGGATCAACGGCAAGCTGCTTGCCTACTACCTGATTTTCTTTGCGTCTCTCATCCTGTTCCTGGTCATGCTGCGGGTTGTGAACTCGCCGTTCGGACGGACATTGAAGGCCGTGCGGGATAATGCTTTCCGGGCGGAAGCCATTGGTTACCGGGTGGTCTGGTACCGTACGACCGCAACGGTGTTATCCGCCGTCATGGCAGCACTTGCCGGGTCTCTTCTGGCCATCTGGCTGCGCTACACGGGGCCGGCGACAACGCTGTCCATGGAGATCATGATCGACATCCTGTTGATGGTGGTGATCGGCGGCATGGGAACACTCTATGGCGCTGTCCTCGGAGCAACGCTATTCATCCTTGCCCAGACATATCTGCAAAACCTGATGGGCGTTGCAGAAGAAGCAACAAGTATGGTGCCGCTGGTGTCGACACTGGTCGCGCCGGAGCGTTGGCTGCTGTGGCTCGGCGTCTTGTTCATCCTGTCCGTCTATTTCTTCCCGACCGGCATTGTCGGGCGCTTAAGGGCAGGGCGCGCGTGACACTCAAACACTTGCATATTCGTGATGAAGGCGACGGCCGCCCATTGGTCTTCCTTCATGGCTGGACGTGTCCCGGCGTGTTTTTTGATCCGCAAGT
Proteins encoded:
- a CDS encoding putative quinol monooxygenase, with protein sequence MSKLTIVANITAQSDKIELVKTELLKLIDITREEAGCINYDLHQDNENPAQFLFYENWETRELWQAHMKAPHLAAYLAATEGAVAEFTVNEMTHIG
- a CDS encoding substrate-binding domain-containing protein, producing MTIRVSRWAVPLAAGLGLLTATSFAAMAEDIKIAHVYGKTGPFEAYAKQSHTGLMMGLEYATDGTMEIDGRKIVVIEKDTQLKPDIGKAALAEAYGDDEVDVAVGPVSSGVALAMLPVAEEYEKLLIVEPAVADSITGENWNRYVFRTSRNSSQDAIANAVALGKEGVSIATLAQDYAFGRDGVAAFKEALAGTGAKLVFEEYAPTDTKDFTANAQRVFDALKDEPGRKFLFVIWAGGGNPISKIKAMEPERFGVEIATGGNILAAMKAYKELPGMEGATYYYHEIPQNPVNDWLVSEHQKRFNSPPDFFTAGGMTAGLAVVEAIKKAGSTDTEELIATMEGMEFETPKGTMKFRADDHQALQSMYHFKIKVDPDVEWGIPELVRELKIEDMNIPVRNK
- a CDS encoding tryptophanase, producing the protein MKTIIEPFRIKSVEPIRMTTREERQRLLEEAHFNMFALHSDDVLIDLLTDSGTGAMSSAQWAAMMRGDESYAGSPSFYRFEAAVKNLAPFKHVIPTHQGRAAEDILFSIFGGPGRNIPSNTHFDTTRGNIESSGAMGHDLVIAEGNDPASLHPFKGNMDLARLEAYLQEHRDSVPCVMLTITNNAGGGQPVSLENIRGVSALAKRHNKPFFIDGCRFAENAWFIKQREPGQQDRSILEIVRDCFTCADGMTMSAKKDAFGNIGGWLALNDDELAEQARTHLIRTEGFPTYGGLAGRDLDALAQGLSEIVDENYLHYRIRTNEYIIERLDALGVPVVKPAGGHAVFVDARKWLEHIPPLEYPGQALAVALYELGGIRGCEIGTVMFGAHPDGSEAPAAMDLVRLAIPRRTYTQSHADYIIEVFEELVDIKDSLKGFRISRQPKLMRHFTCSFERL
- a CDS encoding ABC transporter ATP-binding protein; this translates as MTKEHPILETKELTIRFGGHVAVDHVSCAFERGTLTAIVGPNGAGKTTYFNLMSGQLPATSGTVLLNGENITRMSVPERTDKGIGRAFQLTNLFPTLTVRENVRLVAQAKARKGFDMLSIAESHIELLERADHVLNEVRLIDQADQVVSALPHGDQRKLEVAMLIALGPQVLMFDEPTAGMSVDEVPVILELIQKLKADMDRTILLVEHKMDVIRSLADRIIVLHNGALVADGDPAEVIALPVVQEAYLGKTPEAA
- a CDS encoding LysR family transcriptional regulator, which codes for MLLDNIALFLLIVEKGSLAAAGREKGLSPTTVSERLVALEAHYGVGLLNRTTRSISMTEEGRVLFDGAKTVLAEVEDLDTRIRHGAETLSGPIRISAPLDTGRVVISDVIAEFLACHPAITIDLSLSDGYVDIVGRGFDIAVRYGTITDSTLRIRPLGPVRRIVCASPAYLERNGVPAEPQDLLDHNCVLMRFGSGVDNIWHLGSGQNEYVITVRGDRVSDDGGLVRQWALSGYGVAMKSEIDVGPDIKSGKLVEVLEAYRPPPAPLQIMFPPGRAQPRRVRALAREIQRAVTTRLSD
- a CDS encoding dienelactone hydrolase family protein — translated: MVKMVSLGRVLSLMAFVCVLAGGAGPVLAADVTVIEFPSASAPLSKFKIRKAKAKGIDLKPKPGFPISGKLRIPEGEGRFPALVLLHDCQGIQDYQDAWAETFRLAGFATLQVDSFSPREVQETCENVLGEGVSGRGGERIMDAFGALFYLKQHPKIDPDRIGAVGWSRSSTTGSALRDGSRQFFDHGFKAIISFYPNCKSVASAVFADPILILNAGKNDWTQPSLCTSLANSDENVEIVEFPDALQGFDDPKWGTETVMPGYQNTLKSPTFGVTFGFDEVSRQKAEVAALDFLKDKM
- a CDS encoding branched-chain amino acid ABC transporter permease, coding for MSDTTIKPRIEKVPLSEQLTQKLPVFLVPILALAGLIAIGNPASWLTLTVAGLAMGMMIFIMASGLTVVFGLMDVINFGHGAFVAVGAFVGFSVLAWLAGWTASPSVMLNLTAVLIAILAAMLVTGLLGYAFERVIVMPVYGEHLKQILVTMGGLIVAQQMIHVVWGPDELHISRPEALQGAIVLGEAAIEKYRLVAVGIGLALFVGMRHILKNTKIGLLVRAGVENGEMVEALGYKIRRLFLIVFMTGSALAGLGGVMWGLYQETITAHMGSEIMVLVFIVVIIGGLGSVEGCFIGALLVGLLANYTAFLAPKVALVSTIALMVVVLMWRPQGLYPVVKAK
- a CDS encoding ABC transporter ATP-binding protein gives rise to the protein MTNTLLSLAGVHTHIGPYHILQGVDLKVPEGGVTVLLGRNGAGKTTTLRTIMGLWTASQGEIHFADHDITKLDTPSVSRRGIAFVPEDMGIFTDLTVEENMILAAASGALDEKRLSWIKELFPPIGSFWNSSAGTLSGGQKQMLSVARAIIEPRRLILIDEPTKGLAPAIINAMTDALRELKETDTTILLVEQNFSMASSIGDTVAVMDDGRIIHSGDMAELAANAALQEKLMGLSLEAHQ
- a CDS encoding branched-chain amino acid ABC transporter permease, producing the protein MLTKLLSGDTPRSGLLTVLLLIVLVSLAFAPFLFPGTKSLETAAKICIFIVLVASYDLLLGYAGIVSFAHTMFFGIGAYGTALALSSSGPSYWSMIWGTAAGAGIAALFALAIGLFSLRVKAIFFAMVTLAVASAFAVLVSQMSWLTGGEDGLNYKIPRDLTPAFKLVKEKVFGVRINGKLLAYYLIFFASLILFLVMLRVVNSPFGRTLKAVRDNAFRAEAIGYRVVWYRTTATVLSAVMAALAGSLLAIWLRYTGPATTLSMEIMIDILLMVVIGGMGTLYGAVLGATLFILAQTYLQNLMGVAEEATSMVPLVSTLVAPERWLLWLGVLFILSVYFFPTGIVGRLRAGRA
- a CDS encoding zinc-binding alcohol dehydrogenase family protein — translated: MKAVGYRTAGPIDRADALIDFETEKPVPTGHDLLVKVEAVSVNPVDYKIRQNRPPESDAPAVLGWDAVGTVVETGANATQFNAGDRVWYAGAINRPGTNSEYHLVDERIVGQAPESLSASEAAALPLTTLTAYEMLFDRLRVTDPVPGAANTIVIIGGAGGVGSIAIQLLKALTGVTIIATASRPETMQWVKDLGAHHVVDHSKDLTGQITDLGLGSPAFVFATNQSDAYTAQAAEFMAPQGRFGLIDDPQSFDIMPFKHKSISVHWEFMYSRSLFATADIIRQSDILTEVSKLADAGKIKTTATESLGNISATNLKSAHEFLETGKAKGKLVLEGF
- a CDS encoding adenylate/guanylate cyclase domain-containing protein, whose product is MPALKTPSPFRFFAKLRRLREEEDQQAEANQFLSQALEKEKMEGHRLAVIARTIALGLVVLLIPFLNPTWSALYYQAWVLLFIALGWLQLRMARVGYSKSELLLIFLDLVLLTALFSTTNPFISEDLPGAIVYRFDNFIYFFIILAVGTLAYSWRTVWAIGVWVAVLWLIGVLGVSWLGHTVPELSTATATALEGYPITAGELDPNSVQPGVRAQEIIIFLMVAAILALKGWRSNQLLRRQADIAAERANLSRYFPSSLVDVLASTERDIGAVRTQDVAVLFSDIVGFTEFAEQHSPKQVMDLLRNYHALVERVIFQNGGTLDKYLGDGVMATFGTPETKPGDAANALKAARQLLEETEAFNIEQAAKGLAPVQISIGVHFGPVILGDIGPSRRLEFAVVGDTVNVASRLEASTRELGCKCVVSEELMKRAGYMNDNTEEPATEFSAKEAIKLRGRKTSIDVWTL